In the Bacteroidota bacterium genome, one interval contains:
- a CDS encoding P-loop NTPase fold protein: MRANFDLDKDEAIAHKEEDLLGRWPFASNICEIIDSIPEGQSIRIGLIGEWGSGKTVILNFIKTIESQQNEVVYVKLWGTASVPVVLQEIVRQLSNSLRPQDSEFTWNFLGGLSPNAASILNSEGAYFGMDLPSSLRSIKSLSNIPGKRVVVLFDDLERAEPNLTPDLFYLLRNGLNIPNMSFVVAYDPEAIKERFQFGSSSTYARKDYLNKIFDFSFRVPGLESDGIWSLIDNEFKALDIPLDFLEAAAAFKFLPWNPRRIRSFVRHLSASSHILGRFDREEVDAELVSMTTLLEVFSPGLCDIILGSAYWAQDHFSLGGSNREAGVKTIMESLTSQNIVPLADSESVSRIISRLDERFIKRSDFQMYSHLLDHPPIVTEKECKVIMLRSKEEGTTLESVIRTYSAESGHSIQSVFLALFLESVDIYARQLQPYLEIHFENTGIAADGLRTLSFLDELVSLSSVEDFKYGLGSSCFEGILKVHQAWGNWTREYLPIRERERSLLKSFIETGPHSDDSLLRMVAPWSQMFSDDKVFYRETCDLLFACLRENVIKETEASFPWLSLASKFRDFPYFYYPLFLDNDSVFWRPENLERLKQILSLIPAQSGITENAYLILITLSTVLLGKNPFYASFNNNVLKDAGTLQLLFDFATASRLSSRKRGELSLAKANIESELKVTLTTPDWLSQ; encoded by the coding sequence ATGAGAGCTAACTTCGACCTAGACAAAGACGAGGCAATCGCTCATAAGGAAGAGGATCTTTTAGGCCGATGGCCCTTCGCATCAAACATTTGCGAGATTATCGACTCCATTCCAGAAGGGCAAAGTATTAGAATCGGCCTGATCGGCGAGTGGGGTAGCGGCAAAACCGTAATACTGAATTTCATCAAGACGATTGAGTCGCAACAAAATGAAGTTGTGTACGTCAAGCTCTGGGGAACAGCCTCTGTTCCAGTCGTTTTACAAGAGATTGTTCGGCAGCTAAGCAATAGCCTGCGTCCACAAGATTCAGAGTTCACATGGAACTTCCTTGGCGGATTATCCCCAAACGCCGCGAGTATTCTGAACAGCGAAGGAGCATACTTCGGAATGGATCTCCCCTCTTCCCTGCGCTCCATAAAGAGCTTGTCCAACATTCCTGGGAAACGCGTCGTAGTCTTGTTTGATGACTTGGAAAGAGCTGAGCCGAACTTAACACCGGACCTCTTCTACCTCTTGAGAAATGGACTAAACATTCCAAACATGTCCTTCGTGGTAGCGTACGATCCTGAAGCAATCAAGGAGCGATTTCAATTCGGTTCTTCCTCAACCTACGCAAGGAAGGATTACCTGAATAAGATCTTCGACTTCAGTTTTCGTGTGCCTGGCCTGGAGAGTGACGGCATTTGGTCTCTTATCGACAACGAATTCAAGGCACTTGATATTCCTCTGGACTTCCTGGAGGCGGCGGCGGCTTTTAAGTTTCTTCCCTGGAATCCAAGGAGAATTCGATCATTTGTCAGGCATTTATCCGCGTCGAGCCACATCTTAGGCCGCTTTGACCGTGAGGAGGTTGACGCTGAGTTGGTTTCCATGACTACCCTTCTTGAAGTATTTTCGCCTGGCCTTTGTGACATTATTTTAGGGTCGGCATACTGGGCGCAAGATCACTTTTCACTCGGAGGCTCAAACAGAGAGGCTGGAGTGAAGACGATCATGGAATCGCTAACGAGCCAAAATATCGTTCCTCTTGCCGACTCTGAAAGCGTAAGTCGCATTATTTCACGGCTTGATGAGAGATTTATAAAACGTTCGGACTTCCAGATGTACTCTCACCTATTGGATCACCCTCCAATCGTTACGGAAAAGGAGTGTAAGGTGATCATGCTTCGCTCGAAAGAGGAGGGCACCACCTTAGAAAGTGTGATTCGAACCTACAGTGCAGAAAGTGGGCACAGCATTCAATCTGTCTTCCTTGCGCTGTTTTTGGAATCCGTTGACATATACGCTCGTCAATTACAGCCTTACTTGGAAATACATTTTGAAAACACTGGCATAGCGGCGGATGGACTTCGAACGCTTAGTTTCTTGGACGAGCTCGTCTCCCTAAGTTCAGTTGAAGACTTCAAGTATGGATTAGGTTCGAGCTGCTTCGAAGGGATACTAAAGGTGCATCAGGCGTGGGGCAATTGGACACGCGAGTACTTACCCATACGCGAACGCGAACGCTCTCTGTTGAAATCCTTCATTGAAACGGGACCTCATTCTGATGATAGCCTATTGCGAATGGTTGCTCCCTGGAGCCAGATGTTTAGTGATGACAAAGTCTTTTACAGAGAAACTTGTGATCTCCTTTTTGCGTGCTTGAGGGAGAATGTTATTAAAGAAACGGAGGCTTCATTTCCCTGGCTTTCCCTTGCGTCAAAGTTTCGCGATTTTCCATATTTTTATTACCCCCTTTTTTTGGACAACGATTCGGTCTTTTGGAGGCCAGAAAATCTCGAAAGATTGAAGCAGATACTTTCACTCATTCCGGCACAATCTGGCATTACGGAAAATGCTTATCTCATTTTGATCACGCTCTCTACCGTCTTGCTCGGGAAGAATCCATTCTATGCTTCTTTTAACAACAATGTTTTGAAGGATGCTGGTACCCTGCAGTTGCTTTTCGATTTTGCTACCGCATCTAGGTTGTCATCTCGCAAACGGGGTGAACTTTCTCTTGCAAAAGCTAACATTGAAAGTGAGCTGAAGGTGACTTTAACCACTCCAGATTGGCTCTCTCAATAA
- the typA gene encoding translational GTPase TypA gives MSEKLHATSRDDIRNIAIIAHVDHGKTTLVDMMLRQSGTFRSNEHLTDRVMDSNDLEREKGITIMAKNTSVHWGGKKINIVDTPGHADFGGEVERILKMVDGVLLLVDAAEGCLPQTKFVLKKSLELHLKPIVVINKIDRKDARPEEVLDEVFELFMSLGANYEQLEFPIVYAVGKNGLAGLTLKDEMTDLAPLFRMIIDFVPAPPGEISAPFQMLVANVDWSDYLGRLAVGRIFRGTVREGDWITRIRHDGTIEKAKISKLYTFEGLKRVENDAAAAGEIVQIAGLEDVKIGETLTDPEHPEALPIINVDEPTISMNFVVNDSPLAGREGKFVTSRHIRERLMRELRKNISIRVEELGPDTFKVAARGELQLAIMIETMRREGYEFAVSKPEVIMQVVDGDTMEPIEDVVIDVPDEYVGGVIEALGIRKGQMVNMSSLNGHANIEYHVPSRGMIGFRGEFLTMTRGTGLLNQVFYDYESYKGPISGRTRGALISLDDGDATPYAMEGLQERSVFFIPPGTKCYKGMIVGENSREEDMVVNVTKKKHLTNMRASGSDGAVQLDTPRMMSLEQQIEWLSDDEYLEITPESARFRKKILDPTERHRTKKRAEQMVAA, from the coding sequence ATGTCAGAGAAGCTACACGCTACATCGAGGGATGATATTCGAAATATAGCCATTATCGCGCACGTCGATCATGGCAAGACCACGCTCGTCGATATGATGCTGCGGCAGTCGGGCACGTTCCGTTCAAACGAGCATTTGACCGACCGGGTCATGGATTCGAACGACCTCGAACGCGAGAAAGGCATCACGATCATGGCCAAGAACACCTCGGTCCACTGGGGTGGGAAGAAGATCAACATTGTCGATACGCCCGGTCACGCGGATTTCGGTGGCGAGGTCGAGCGCATCCTCAAGATGGTCGATGGTGTGTTGCTGCTGGTGGATGCGGCCGAAGGCTGCCTGCCGCAGACAAAGTTCGTGCTCAAGAAGAGCCTTGAACTGCACCTGAAGCCGATTGTCGTCATCAACAAGATCGACCGCAAGGACGCACGGCCCGAAGAAGTGTTGGACGAAGTATTCGAGCTGTTTATGTCGCTCGGGGCAAACTACGAGCAGTTGGAGTTTCCGATTGTCTATGCTGTTGGCAAAAATGGTCTTGCGGGACTGACGCTCAAGGACGAGATGACAGATCTCGCTCCCCTCTTCCGAATGATTATCGACTTTGTCCCTGCGCCTCCTGGCGAGATCAGCGCACCGTTCCAAATGCTGGTTGCGAATGTCGATTGGTCGGATTATCTTGGCCGTCTCGCCGTAGGACGCATTTTTCGTGGGACGGTCCGCGAGGGCGACTGGATCACACGCATCCGACACGATGGGACGATCGAGAAAGCAAAGATTTCTAAGCTATACACTTTTGAGGGTCTCAAGCGAGTTGAGAACGACGCGGCTGCGGCCGGTGAGATCGTGCAGATCGCCGGACTCGAAGATGTGAAGATCGGCGAGACTCTTACCGACCCCGAGCATCCCGAGGCGTTGCCGATTATCAATGTTGATGAGCCGACGATCTCGATGAACTTCGTCGTCAACGATTCGCCACTCGCTGGCCGCGAGGGCAAGTTCGTGACGAGCCGTCATATCCGCGAGCGCCTCATGCGCGAGTTGCGAAAGAACATCTCGATTCGTGTCGAAGAGCTTGGACCGGACACCTTTAAGGTCGCTGCTCGGGGTGAATTGCAGTTGGCGATCATGATCGAGACCATGCGCCGCGAAGGCTATGAGTTTGCAGTTTCGAAGCCGGAAGTCATCATGCAAGTCGTCGATGGCGACACTATGGAGCCAATCGAGGATGTGGTAATCGATGTACCGGACGAGTACGTCGGTGGTGTCATTGAAGCGCTTGGTATCCGCAAGGGTCAAATGGTTAACATGTCAAGTTTGAATGGCCATGCGAACATAGAGTATCATGTGCCGAGTCGCGGAATGATTGGATTCCGTGGAGAATTTCTTACAATGACACGTGGCACTGGCCTGCTCAATCAGGTCTTCTATGACTATGAATCATACAAAGGCCCGATATCTGGCCGCACTCGGGGTGCTTTGATTTCACTCGATGATGGTGATGCGACGCCATACGCAATGGAAGGGTTGCAGGAGCGATCCGTCTTCTTTATTCCGCCGGGGACAAAGTGCTATAAAGGCATGATCGTTGGTGAGAACTCCCGCGAGGAGGACATGGTCGTCAACGTGACAAAGAAGAAGCACTTGACGAACATGCGCGCCTCCGGATCCGACGGCGCAGTGCAACTCGATACACCACGAATGATGTCGCTCGAACAGCAGATTGAGTGGCTCTCGGACGATGAGTATCTCGAGATTACGCCGGAGTCCGCTCGCTTCCGCAAGAAGATTCTTGATCCAACAGAGCGTCACCGCACGAAGAAGCGCGCGGAGCAAATGGTGGCTGCTTAA
- a CDS encoding TatD family hydrolase: protein MFDTHCHLQDAAFDADRMDVLAQARKAGVTHIVAPATDLASFDGTLSLLEHGENVFGTLGIHPHSATEWSKDVRDRILTECQSNAKIVGIGEIGLDYHYDFSPRDVQRQAFREQIELAQELRKPIVVHTRESDADVFTIVRECYKDVAPDLPRGQFHCFSSTIDRMHEALELGFYMSFTGNITFTKSTLREVVRETPLDWLLLETDSPYLTPHPHRGTRNTPAQLELVARKVAEIKDLELSVVAKQTFENALRFFNLTLSRSLLILMLSLMALATAAGTASAQREQPAGGAPPDSVLTAERRRTEEMRKKQEAELAKEAEAHRLDSIKTAAKEQEEIIAKIQAQARQDSIKAAELLSEEQRRAEFLLTPMPWKAVGLGFSAGIGDMPMILGKPSLTPLSVLCWTVDASTAVTRRLDFDLSYSHMNVGDSFINDSVWNNGPGTNTFNKPVRFIAGQTYLVASENIGISAYSLDLRYVITRPASVIKFYFGIGYTHLSMTNEQHSLLMKDSVTTIVGTPEKVVDQTWSRGAIKLLFGVRDDFEIGSGFTLEPFAQIAGIGAFQGDLPSQTFVFRPDPQQIIMTQVNAGFTLYFGWFGVPRQQ from the coding sequence ATGTTTGATACCCATTGTCACCTTCAGGATGCCGCGTTCGATGCCGATCGCATGGATGTGCTTGCCCAGGCCCGAAAGGCCGGCGTGACACACATCGTCGCACCGGCAACCGATCTGGCGAGTTTCGATGGCACGCTCTCACTGCTGGAGCACGGGGAAAATGTATTCGGCACACTCGGAATCCACCCTCATAGTGCGACTGAATGGAGCAAGGATGTGCGGGACCGAATCCTCACAGAATGCCAGTCAAACGCGAAGATTGTCGGAATTGGTGAGATCGGGCTGGATTATCATTATGATTTTTCACCTCGAGACGTGCAGCGACAGGCATTTCGAGAACAGATCGAATTGGCGCAGGAACTTCGCAAGCCGATCGTCGTACATACTCGGGAGTCCGACGCGGATGTATTCACCATTGTGAGGGAATGTTACAAAGATGTGGCGCCGGACCTGCCTCGCGGTCAATTCCATTGTTTTTCTTCGACCATCGATCGTATGCACGAAGCGCTGGAACTCGGCTTTTACATGAGCTTTACCGGGAACATTACATTTACGAAGAGCACTCTCAGGGAGGTGGTCCGTGAGACTCCGCTCGATTGGCTCCTGCTCGAGACAGATTCGCCGTACCTCACGCCGCATCCACATCGAGGCACGCGGAACACACCGGCTCAGCTTGAACTTGTGGCCCGAAAAGTCGCGGAGATCAAGGACCTTGAACTTTCGGTAGTTGCTAAACAGACATTCGAAAACGCTTTGCGATTCTTCAATCTGACTCTCTCACGATCGTTGCTGATTCTGATGCTTTCCCTCATGGCTCTCGCCACGGCAGCCGGGACGGCTTCCGCACAGCGCGAGCAACCGGCCGGGGGCGCACCGCCGGACTCCGTGCTGACTGCCGAGCGCCGTCGCACCGAGGAAATGCGAAAGAAACAGGAGGCCGAATTGGCGAAGGAAGCTGAAGCCCATCGACTCGATTCGATCAAAACTGCTGCGAAGGAGCAGGAAGAGATTATTGCCAAGATTCAGGCACAAGCACGGCAGGACTCCATAAAGGCTGCAGAACTACTCAGCGAAGAACAACGCCGTGCGGAGTTTCTGCTCACTCCAATGCCATGGAAGGCTGTTGGACTTGGGTTCTCGGCGGGAATTGGAGATATGCCGATGATCCTTGGCAAGCCGTCACTCACTCCGCTTTCCGTATTGTGCTGGACAGTCGATGCGAGTACTGCCGTGACGCGAAGGTTGGATTTCGATCTCTCGTATTCCCACATGAATGTTGGAGATAGCTTCATCAATGACTCCGTTTGGAATAATGGCCCTGGCACAAACACATTCAATAAGCCGGTCCGATTCATTGCCGGACAGACCTATCTGGTCGCCAGCGAGAATATCGGTATCAGCGCGTACTCTCTTGATTTGAGATATGTCATTACGAGGCCAGCTTCCGTCATCAAGTTCTATTTTGGCATCGGATATACTCACCTTTCGATGACGAACGAGCAGCACTCATTACTGATGAAGGACTCTGTGACGACGATCGTTGGAACACCGGAAAAAGTCGTTGACCAAACGTGGAGTCGCGGTGCCATCAAACTGCTCTTCGGCGTTCGGGACGACTTCGAAATCGGCAGTGGATTTACGCTCGAACCCTTCGCACAGATTGCGGGGATTGGTGCCTTCCAAGGTGATCTGCCAAGCCAAACATTTGTCTTTCGACCCGACCCGCAGCAGATTATCATGACACAGGTCAATGCCGGCTTCACTCTATACTTCGGCTGGTTCGGCGTCCCGCGCCAACAGTAG
- a CDS encoding cation diffusion facilitator family transporter, whose product MRNPEDHGRNSSASSEHTSPRPKLQIAWISLFVTLFLLSTKLVVGLMTGSLAILSLAAESGIDLISVTITLLAIRVSSTPPDEDHPYGHGKFESLAALVEGLLLLGATLWIAWNAATHLRGTPRKIEVNIWSFAVLIVSIALDFWRSRRMHAAAREHHSHAFEASALHFFSDSLGAIVAIVGLLLVRYAGLPAADDIAALLLAGFVVWLSVKLLIRALNGLTDRFTSREDSEQLLALVRNVPGVEAVSRLRMRQAGSTLFVEVSIQISRILPYAAIERVLQEVEEAITADFTNAEVTVHWRPVRTTAEAPFESLKLVVAQYGLQPHNIELAETSEGKIALDYHLEFPPGTALAEAESLSREIEEHIRKELPQIESIFVHLEEQRSDLRLPKVDDIGARQTQLLHDIEAYSLAANPAVRHVHEVHLYRDSDGEMHKLVLTAQVAANLSLAEAHDIATEVEQALKVRFPELTRVVIHAEPESL is encoded by the coding sequence ATGCGAAATCCTGAAGATCACGGGAGAAATTCCTCAGCGAGTTCGGAACACACGAGTCCTCGCCCGAAACTGCAGATTGCATGGATTTCGCTGTTCGTTACCCTCTTTCTCCTTAGCACGAAATTAGTTGTCGGTCTGATGACTGGTTCGCTGGCGATTCTCTCGCTCGCGGCCGAATCCGGCATCGATCTAATCTCCGTCACCATAACACTGCTGGCGATTCGGGTCAGCTCGACACCACCGGATGAGGACCATCCCTATGGTCACGGAAAATTCGAGAGCCTTGCGGCGCTGGTCGAAGGTCTGCTGCTACTCGGTGCGACACTCTGGATTGCCTGGAATGCCGCAACCCATTTGCGAGGGACTCCGAGGAAGATCGAGGTCAATATCTGGAGTTTTGCGGTTCTGATTGTCTCGATCGCACTTGATTTCTGGCGATCGCGCCGGATGCATGCTGCCGCCCGCGAGCACCATTCGCATGCATTCGAAGCCAGCGCACTCCATTTTTTCAGCGATTCTCTGGGTGCCATCGTCGCAATTGTTGGACTCTTACTCGTGCGCTATGCTGGCCTGCCGGCTGCTGATGATATTGCGGCACTTCTCCTAGCGGGATTCGTCGTCTGGCTCAGTGTGAAGCTATTGATACGGGCGCTCAATGGCTTGACTGACCGCTTTACCAGCCGAGAAGACTCGGAGCAGCTCCTCGCGCTTGTCCGCAACGTACCCGGAGTTGAAGCGGTCTCACGTCTTCGAATGCGACAAGCAGGTTCGACGCTGTTTGTCGAAGTCAGCATACAAATTAGCCGGATCCTGCCATATGCGGCCATCGAGCGCGTACTCCAGGAAGTTGAAGAAGCGATTACTGCCGACTTTACAAATGCCGAGGTTACGGTCCACTGGCGTCCAGTTCGGACGACGGCGGAGGCGCCTTTCGAATCGCTGAAACTCGTTGTGGCACAGTACGGCCTGCAACCACACAATATCGAATTAGCTGAAACCTCCGAGGGCAAGATCGCTCTCGATTACCATCTTGAGTTTCCGCCCGGTACTGCGTTAGCCGAAGCCGAGTCTCTTTCCCGGGAAATTGAAGAACATATCCGCAAAGAGCTGCCTCAGATCGAGTCGATATTCGTCCACTTGGAAGAGCAGCGAAGTGATCTTCGGCTTCCGAAGGTCGATGATATTGGTGCGCGGCAGACCCAATTACTTCACGACATCGAGGCCTACTCTCTCGCGGCAAACCCGGCGGTGCGTCATGTGCACGAGGTTCATTTGTATCGGGATTCGGATGGCGAGATGCACAAGTTGGTCCTCACAGCTCAGGTGGCGGCTAATCTCTCACTTGCCGAAGCGCATGACATCGCAACCGAAGTCGAGCAAGCACTGAAAGTGAGATTCCCGGAGTTGACGCGCGTGGTTATCCATGCCGAGCCGGAATCACTTTAG
- the larE gene encoding ATP-dependent sacrificial sulfur transferase LarE translates to METLELVIMEDGDQEHVQVDQRSALSRLEEILLSLGSVVIGFSGGVDSTFLLKVARDVLGRERVRAVIGISETYPERELVEAVRLAEEIDAEYETVRTEETDVLKFAENPPDRCYYCKTELYEKLEGIRARIGFGAVIDGTNADDTHEFRPGLRALHEQSVCSPLAEAGLTKFAIRERSRELGLTTADKPSFACLSSRFPYGMAIDRDKLKRIDKAENILRDMGFLAVRVRFHDARTARIELGTKELMRAIEPAHREQIVTALKALDFTYVTLDLQGFRSGSMNEVLTEETKQGYL, encoded by the coding sequence ATGGAAACACTTGAACTTGTAATAATGGAGGATGGAGACCAAGAGCATGTCCAGGTCGATCAGCGATCGGCTCTCAGCCGCCTTGAGGAAATTCTGCTCTCCCTCGGTTCGGTTGTTATCGGATTCTCCGGTGGAGTCGATTCAACATTCTTGTTGAAGGTCGCGCGTGACGTATTGGGACGCGAGCGCGTCCGAGCGGTAATTGGTATCAGCGAGACTTATCCCGAACGAGAATTGGTGGAAGCAGTCCGGTTGGCAGAGGAGATAGATGCCGAATATGAAACCGTCCGAACAGAAGAGACGGACGTCCTTAAATTTGCGGAAAATCCTCCAGACCGCTGTTACTATTGCAAAACCGAACTCTACGAGAAACTCGAGGGTATTCGTGCCCGCATCGGATTTGGCGCTGTCATCGATGGCACGAACGCCGATGACACGCATGAATTCCGTCCTGGACTACGTGCACTTCACGAACAAAGTGTTTGCTCGCCGCTAGCCGAAGCTGGGCTGACTAAGTTCGCAATTCGCGAACGATCGCGTGAATTAGGACTGACAACCGCTGACAAGCCTTCCTTTGCTTGCCTGTCATCGCGATTCCCCTATGGCATGGCGATTGACCGAGATAAGTTGAAGCGGATCGACAAGGCCGAAAACATCCTTCGCGATATGGGTTTTCTTGCCGTACGAGTCCGCTTTCACGACGCGCGCACCGCACGTATTGAACTGGGCACGAAAGAACTTATGAGGGCCATTGAGCCCGCGCATCGCGAACAGATCGTGACTGCTCTGAAGGCATTGGATTTTACGTATGTCACGCTCGATCTTCAAGGCTTCCGTAGTGGCAGCATGAATGAAGTGTTAACGGAAGAAACTAAACAAGGATATCTGTAA
- a CDS encoding class I SAM-dependent methyltransferase, which translates to MQSLGKYLIPGQKLSPQSLADYYSKNAQDSHAGFAANDWGEPEEMLAQFEFLVEHVDLNGKTLLDVGAGNGLLFDFLAKRNIKPASITAIDISSGQIAVIREQYPEVHAIEGDFFTYEFEQTYDVITMFGVAPCLKFIFPQKHRLSSLLRLLDRALQYSTFGVAWSFLNHNCYERAEEEGYEYVYYYPEEVCTILSGARYDLSTVLNDLVTSCFIYSEDANESTFRFNLNRIDEKLGLLK; encoded by the coding sequence ATGCAATCGCTCGGTAAATATCTCATTCCCGGTCAAAAGCTCTCGCCACAATCGCTCGCAGATTACTATTCAAAGAATGCGCAGGATTCACACGCTGGCTTTGCCGCCAACGATTGGGGCGAACCGGAGGAAATGCTCGCGCAATTTGAATTTCTCGTCGAGCATGTCGATCTCAATGGCAAGACACTTCTCGATGTTGGCGCGGGCAATGGTTTGCTATTCGATTTTCTTGCAAAGCGCAATATCAAGCCAGCGAGCATCACCGCGATCGATATTTCCTCGGGCCAGATTGCCGTCATCCGAGAGCAATACCCAGAAGTGCACGCAATCGAAGGTGACTTCTTTACGTACGAATTCGAACAGACATATGATGTTATCACAATGTTTGGCGTGGCACCGTGCCTGAAGTTCATCTTCCCACAGAAGCACCGTCTCTCGTCGCTCCTGCGTCTGCTCGATCGCGCACTACAATACTCGACCTTCGGAGTTGCCTGGAGCTTCCTGAATCATAATTGTTATGAACGGGCGGAAGAAGAAGGCTATGAGTATGTATACTACTATCCTGAAGAGGTCTGCACGATACTTTCAGGAGCCCGCTATGATCTCTCAACTGTCCTGAATGATCTCGTCACATCCTGCTTTATCTATTCTGAGGATGCGAATGAGTCCACGTTCCGGTTCAATCTTAACCGGATCGACGAAAAGCTCGGACTTCTAAAGTGA
- the pth gene encoding aminoacyl-tRNA hydrolase, whose protein sequence is MWLFAGLGNIGREYAGTRHNVGFEVVDRVERDLTRSTGWRAGKGDYYVAKGAHAGEDVLLIKPTTYMNLSGRAVRDALQFYKCDISNLVVIVDDIALPLGTLRLRLLGSDGGHNGLSSIIYELGTNDFARLRCGIGGEFRKGDQVRHVLSQFKPDELQRASEMIDRAAGACERIVASGLSMAMNVINVNDATQA, encoded by the coding sequence ATGTGGCTCTTTGCGGGACTTGGTAATATTGGCCGTGAGTATGCCGGAACGCGGCATAATGTGGGCTTCGAGGTGGTCGATCGCGTCGAGCGGGATCTGACTCGTTCAACGGGTTGGCGTGCCGGTAAAGGCGATTATTATGTTGCAAAAGGCGCGCATGCCGGCGAAGATGTTCTTCTGATCAAGCCGACGACCTACATGAATCTCTCGGGCCGCGCGGTCCGGGATGCACTTCAATTCTATAAGTGCGATATCTCGAATCTGGTCGTGATCGTCGATGATATCGCGCTGCCATTGGGGACACTTCGGCTACGGCTGCTCGGCTCTGATGGCGGACATAACGGCCTCTCCTCCATAATTTACGAGCTTGGCACGAATGACTTCGCTCGACTTCGATGCGGCATTGGTGGAGAATTTCGGAAAGGCGATCAGGTCCGCCATGTGCTATCGCAATTCAAGCCAGACGAATTGCAGCGAGCATCCGAAATGATCGATCGCGCCGCAGGCGCTTGTGAACGAATCGTTGCTTCGGGACTATCGATGGCGATGAACGTCATCAATGTAAACGACGCGACGCAAGCGTAG
- a CDS encoding 50S ribosomal protein L25, producing MAQLQINAEKRSKLGGSTALQLRNKGRIPGIVYGHGEASIPFHVKELDLRPLIYTHETHTVNLNIDGEPTLCILREVQFHPVTDRVSHIDLIAIHAGEKIKVDVPVRLVGTAIGTKDGGILNFVLHKLNIEVLPDAIPEHIDVDVSDLKIGHAKHVSDLPEHPAYTISGEANAVIVAVVPPKAAEEAAATTEAVVTEPEQIKAKGKKEEEEGASAKA from the coding sequence ATGGCACAACTCCAAATCAACGCTGAAAAGCGTAGCAAACTCGGCGGCTCGACCGCATTACAGCTTCGCAACAAAGGCCGAATTCCCGGCATTGTTTATGGTCATGGCGAAGCCAGTATTCCCTTTCATGTCAAGGAACTCGATCTGCGACCGCTTATCTATACGCATGAGACGCATACAGTCAACCTGAATATCGATGGCGAGCCGACGCTCTGCATCTTGCGCGAAGTCCAGTTTCATCCTGTGACCGACCGGGTATCGCATATCGATCTGATCGCAATCCATGCGGGAGAAAAGATCAAGGTTGACGTGCCGGTCCGTTTGGTCGGGACTGCGATTGGAACAAAGGATGGCGGTATCCTCAATTTTGTTCTCCACAAACTGAACATCGAAGTTCTGCCGGATGCCATCCCGGAGCATATCGATGTTGATGTGAGCGACCTGAAGATCGGCCACGCCAAACACGTATCGGATCTTCCTGAACATCCGGCCTACACGATTTCGGGCGAAGCCAACGCCGTCATCGTCGCGGTTGTACCGCCGAAGGCAGCGGAGGAAGCAGCAGCCACGACCGAGGCTGTTGTGACCGAACCGGAGCAGATCAAGGCGAAGGGCAAGAAGGAAGAGGAAGAGGGCGCTTCCGCGAAGGCGTAA